Below is a window of Candidatus Brocadiaceae bacterium DNA.
TCAAGGGGAGGCCATCTGCATAGCGCCGACGGCTCGGCCAGCTCCGGCAGTCCGGCGACGTGGTCGGTGTGCCAGTGGGTGATGAAGATGCGGTCCAGGCGTTCGATGCGCTCGCGCTCGAGCTGCGCGGCCAGGTCCGGCGAGGCATCGATCAGC
It encodes the following:
- a CDS encoding MBL fold metallo-hydrolase translates to MLVQGKESVLIDASPDLAAQLERERIERLDRIFITHWHTDHVAGLPELAEPSALCRWPPL